The region ATCTAAATAATGTAGGAAAAGGGAAGCCTATTCAAGGGCCCATACTGTTTCAAGGAGGGGTAGCTGCTAATAAAGGAATGAAGAGAGCCTTTGAAGAGGCCCTTGGTTGTGAGGTAATTATACCACCTTATTATAATGTAATGGGGGCTCTAGGAGCTGCGGTGCTAGCAAAAGAAAAAGTGAAGGATCAGAATAATACTGCCTTTCGTGGATTTGATATTATCGATTACCAATATACGCCTCGTAGTTTTGAATGCGACGGCTGCCCTAATTCATGTGAAATAGTGGAACTAAAAATAAATAATAAAACTGCTTCCTTCTGGGGAGATAAATGTGGTAAATGGAATAACTAATAAGGGAGTAATAAAAATTACCCCCTTATGGTCGTTGGATTATTCTGCTTGATTGTTTAATTGGTTTTGGGCTGCGACACTAAGACGACTGTTAAGCTGACTGATATGTTGGTCCATATCCTGAGACATTTGTGTAAATAGTTGTTTTGCTGTTTGGTCATCAGTGGATTGAGCAAATGAGGCATAGGTTCCTTTTGCAGATTCAGCGGCAGCAACTGCTTTTTGCAAATCTTTTTGTACAGTCATGACAAATCCTCCTTTTTGTACCGAAATAAACTTACATTTAATAGTATTGTACAGTTGCCATGCATTTATAATTGGCAATAAATTCAAAATTTTAAATAAGAACATTATTACGAATAACAGTATGTATGTTTGGTGTTAGGTGAATAAGTGAATTAAAATAACGTAGTGGAGTGATTCGTTTTGTCAGTACGTATAGGAGTGCCCCGTGGTCTGCTTTATTATTACTACGGAGAACTGTGGGGGAATTTTTTTAATAAACTTGGTGCCGAGATGATAACTTCTAGACCGACATCTAAAGAAACTTTAAACTGTGGTAGTACTCTTGATGGAGTATGTTTGCCTGTAAAAGCTTACTTTGGTCATGTTATTGAAATTCATCAAAAAGTTGATTACATATTTATGCCACGTATTGTTAGCGTAGCAAAAGGACAATATACTTGCCCAGAATTAATCGGATTGACTGATATGGTACGAAGTAATTTAACTAATTTGCCGCCACTTATCGATGAGAATATTAGCTTATTAAAAAATAAAAGGCAATTGTATCAGTCCATTATTGGGGTAGGTGAAATACTGGGTAAGGGTGCTTTAAAGAGTCTATATGCTTGGAATACAGCCTATAAAGAATTTTGCCACAAGGAAAACTGTGTTTCTAAGAGGTATCAAGTAACTGCAGAGCGGGGGAAAAGGATAGGGATCATTGGTCACCCCTATATATTATATGATTCGTTAATCAGCATGAATGTTCTAGAAAAATTACAAAAGTTAGGTGTCCACGTTTTAACTGCAGATAAGGTAGAGCTCCCTTGCGCTAATAAAGCTAGTAGTTTCTTAGAAAAAAAACTTTTTTGGTCTTATTGTCAGCATTTGGTAGGAGCAGCACAGGTAATGCTGACTCAAGAAAAAACTATAGATGGTATGATTGTAATCACCTCTTTTGCCTGCGGGCCGGACTCCTTAATGGTGGAAATAATAAAACAGCAGGCTCAGACAGCAGAAATTCCTTGTATGTTATTGACGGTAGATGAGCATACAGGGGAAAATGCTTTTGTCACAAGACTAGAAGCTTTTGTCGATATGCTTACATGGAGGTCTTAGAATGGTAATTACCTTTCCACAAATGGGGACGATGCACGTTACTTTAACAAGTTTGTTTAAAGGCCTTGGTGTTGATGTTTTACCGCCACCACCAACTACAAGAAAGACATTAGACTTGGGCGTAAAGCATTCGCCGGAAACAGTCTGCATTCCCTTCAAAATAACGCTGGGTAATTTTATTGAAGCTTTAGAACAGGGGGCAGATACTATCGTCACATGTGGCGGAGTAGGGCCATGTCGATTAGGGTACTATGGAATACTGCAAAAACAAATTTTAACTGACTTAGGGTATCAGTTTGAAATGATAATTATCGAACCTAATATTTTCTCGGTTATGAAATCACTGGGCACAATAGCCCCTAAATTAAGTTGGCGTGAAATTTATCAAGCGTTTTGTTTAGCGGGTGCTAAAATGAACGCATTAGATGATATTGAACATGTTGTTAATAAGGTGCGCCCAAAGGAAAAGCTAAGAGGACAGGTCGATTCTATTTGGCAGCAAGCTCAAGATTACATTGATATGGAGTGTAGTATTGATGAACTGGCATCCTATAGCTTAACAGTAAAAGAAAAACTTCAGGCTATTGAAACGAAATCTGAAGGTA is a window of Pelosinus sp. IPA-1 DNA encoding:
- a CDS encoding acyl-CoA dehydratase activase-related protein; its protein translation is MSVRIGVPRGLLYYYYGELWGNFFNKLGAEMITSRPTSKETLNCGSTLDGVCLPVKAYFGHVIEIHQKVDYIFMPRIVSVAKGQYTCPELIGLTDMVRSNLTNLPPLIDENISLLKNKRQLYQSIIGVGEILGKGALKSLYAWNTAYKEFCHKENCVSKRYQVTAERGKRIGIIGHPYILYDSLISMNVLEKLQKLGVHVLTADKVELPCANKASSFLEKKLFWSYCQHLVGAAQVMLTQEKTIDGMIVITSFACGPDSLMVEIIKQQAQTAEIPCMLLTVDEHTGENAFVTRLEAFVDMLTWRS
- a CDS encoding DUF1657 domain-containing protein encodes the protein MTVQKDLQKAVAAAESAKGTYASFAQSTDDQTAKQLFTQMSQDMDQHISQLNSRLSVAAQNQLNNQAE
- a CDS encoding acyl-CoA dehydratase activase-related protein is translated as MVITFPQMGTMHVTLTSLFKGLGVDVLPPPPTTRKTLDLGVKHSPETVCIPFKITLGNFIEALEQGADTIVTCGGVGPCRLGYYGILQKQILTDLGYQFEMIIIEPNIFSVMKSLGTIAPKLSWREIYQAFCLAGAKMNALDDIEHVVNKVRPKEKLRGQVDSIWQQAQDYIDMECSIDELASYSLTVKEKLQAIETKSEGRSLTIGIVGEIFLVLEPFINQDIIRKLGYMGIEVYKTMSLTDYVRIHLLKKKKYFKPYENMLSLAKPYLGHYVGGHGIKSIGSTIQHAQNKFDGIVHLFPFTCMPEIVAKNILPQVSRDFNIPVLSLAFDEQSGEEGVNTRLEAFIDLLTYRQNKKNVEI